One genomic window of Paraburkholderia acidiphila includes the following:
- a CDS encoding LysR family transcriptional regulator, translated as MELKWLEDFVSLAETHSFSRSAELRHVTQPAFSRRIQALEAWLGTELIDRSVYPTRLTAAGQVFYEQALAMLSQFHEARTLLRGHTATPAATIEFAVPHTLSLTYFPRWLQRIEAKLGRIHTRLRALNVHDAVLSLVEGGCDLVMGYHHPSHPVTLDPARYDTLTLGIESISPYSAPQRAGRARYTLPGTPDAPTPYLSYTPNAYLGRMTEVIVANAPARLYLDRVYETDMAEGLKAMTLAGHGIAFLPHSAVEDAVAQGELIRLDRGTRGVPEGQFTLDMEIRLYRDKFATQGDDARQALVRELWEAVSEELAQGKR; from the coding sequence ATGGAACTCAAATGGCTCGAAGACTTCGTTTCGCTCGCGGAGACACATAGTTTCAGCCGCTCGGCCGAGCTGCGCCACGTGACGCAGCCGGCTTTCTCGCGCCGTATCCAGGCGCTCGAAGCGTGGCTCGGCACCGAGCTGATCGATCGTTCGGTGTATCCGACACGCCTCACGGCGGCGGGCCAGGTCTTCTACGAGCAGGCGCTCGCGATGCTTTCGCAGTTTCACGAGGCGCGCACCCTGTTGCGCGGCCACACGGCCACACCCGCCGCGACGATCGAGTTCGCGGTGCCGCACACGCTTTCGCTCACTTACTTTCCGCGCTGGCTGCAGCGCATCGAGGCGAAGCTCGGCCGCATCCACACGCGGCTGCGGGCGCTGAACGTGCACGACGCCGTGCTCTCGCTCGTGGAGGGCGGCTGCGACCTCGTGATGGGCTATCACCATCCGAGCCACCCTGTGACGCTCGACCCCGCACGGTACGACACGCTTACGCTCGGCATCGAGTCGATCAGCCCGTACTCGGCGCCGCAGCGCGCGGGGCGCGCGCGTTACACGCTGCCCGGGACGCCCGATGCGCCCACACCGTATCTCTCCTACACGCCGAACGCGTATCTTGGGCGCATGACCGAGGTGATCGTTGCCAACGCCCCGGCGCGGCTCTATCTGGACCGCGTGTACGAAACCGACATGGCAGAAGGGCTCAAGGCGATGACGCTCGCGGGTCACGGCATCGCCTTTTTGCCGCACAGCGCGGTGGAGGACGCCGTGGCGCAAGGCGAGCTGATCCGCCTCGACCGGGGCACGCGCGGCGTGCCGGAGGGCCAGTTCACGCTCGACATGGAAATCCGCCTCTATCGCGACAAGTTCGCGACGCAAGGCGACGACGCGCGCCAGGCGCTCGTGCGTGAGTTGTGGGAGGCGGTCAGCGAGGAACTCGCGCAGGGCAAGCGCTGA
- a CDS encoding tetratricopeptide repeat protein: MTPDAPTLTSDEAAALIEAGLACHRTGRIDDAHAYYQSALAAHPEHPGALHYLGVVALGRDQLKEAAALMDRALAKAPDNAEYLANRGVVATRLGDHAGAAALLRRALALAPDFANAHNNLGNALMELGDVAGAAQHYRRARAQAPQSAHFAFNLGRALEAGGAKDAALDEFRAAAALDPHDLKTLISMGRLLRTMEKHAEAAACFEAVIAREPDNVLARFELGYAYDAMHRYEEAIPHYRRAAQLKPDGAGIINNLAFAQTALARYDEAEIDYRRALELNPDLPESRFQLGMLILRREDYTGGWPLFENRKLTSTAKANYRKLPCPEWQGEPLDGKRFLICREQGVGDQIQFVRYAGLLAQMGAQVHAWVAPELASLAATVPGVARVLDAAPSDEVIASEYDFWCDVMSLPLKFPGRPIYAETPYMRADTVQAAAWRARVNALAGAAHRRIGLVWAGNPRHHFDAFRSAPLKSLLPLSALAGNAWFAIQKGPGAAQLAPVAGRWPMDALGDDLHDFAATAALIEALDLVITVDTSVAHLAGALGKPVWVLLAAQPDWRWGKDRADSVWYPSARVFRQSTLGDWSGVVAELETALSQASR; encoded by the coding sequence ATGACCCCCGATGCTCCCACTCTCACTTCCGACGAGGCCGCTGCGCTGATCGAAGCCGGTCTTGCATGCCACCGTACGGGCCGGATCGACGACGCCCACGCTTACTATCAGTCCGCGCTCGCGGCGCACCCCGAACATCCCGGCGCACTGCACTACCTTGGCGTGGTTGCGCTTGGCCGCGACCAACTGAAGGAAGCCGCGGCGCTGATGGACCGTGCGCTCGCGAAGGCGCCAGATAACGCCGAATACCTTGCTAACCGCGGCGTGGTCGCGACCCGCCTTGGCGACCATGCGGGGGCCGCCGCCTTGCTGCGCCGGGCGCTGGCGCTCGCCCCCGATTTCGCGAACGCTCACAACAATCTCGGCAATGCGTTGATGGAACTCGGCGACGTCGCAGGCGCCGCGCAGCACTATCGGCGTGCACGTGCGCAGGCGCCGCAATCCGCACATTTCGCGTTCAATCTCGGACGCGCACTGGAAGCCGGTGGCGCAAAAGACGCCGCACTCGACGAATTCCGTGCCGCCGCCGCGCTCGATCCGCACGATCTGAAGACGTTGATCTCCATGGGCCGGCTGCTGCGCACGATGGAAAAGCACGCCGAAGCGGCCGCGTGTTTCGAGGCCGTGATCGCACGCGAGCCTGACAATGTGCTCGCGCGCTTCGAACTCGGCTATGCCTATGACGCGATGCATCGCTATGAAGAGGCGATTCCGCATTACCGGCGTGCTGCGCAGCTCAAGCCCGATGGCGCGGGCATCATCAACAATCTGGCCTTCGCGCAGACTGCGCTCGCGCGCTACGACGAGGCGGAGATTGACTATCGGCGCGCGCTGGAACTGAACCCGGACCTGCCCGAATCGCGTTTTCAGCTCGGCATGCTGATCCTGCGGCGCGAAGACTACACCGGCGGCTGGCCGCTCTTCGAGAACCGCAAGCTCACCTCGACCGCCAAGGCCAACTACCGCAAGCTGCCGTGCCCCGAGTGGCAGGGCGAGCCGCTGGATGGCAAGCGCTTCCTGATCTGCCGTGAGCAGGGCGTGGGCGATCAGATCCAGTTCGTGCGCTATGCGGGCCTGCTGGCGCAGATGGGCGCGCAGGTTCACGCGTGGGTTGCGCCGGAACTGGCGTCGCTCGCCGCGACGGTGCCGGGCGTTGCGCGTGTGCTCGACGCCGCGCCGAGCGACGAAGTCATCGCATCGGAATACGACTTCTGGTGCGACGTGATGAGCCTGCCGCTGAAGTTTCCCGGCCGGCCGATCTACGCGGAAACGCCCTATATGCGCGCCGATACCGTGCAGGCCGCCGCCTGGCGCGCGCGCGTGAACGCGCTGGCCGGCGCTGCGCACCGCCGTATCGGGCTCGTCTGGGCGGGCAACCCGCGCCACCACTTCGACGCTTTCCGTTCCGCGCCGCTCAAGTCGCTTTTGCCGCTCTCCGCGCTCGCCGGCAACGCCTGGTTCGCGATCCAGAAGGGCCCGGGGGCCGCGCAGCTGGCACCGGTCGCGGGGCGCTGGCCGATGGACGCGCTCGGCGACGATCTGCACGACTTCGCGGCCACGGCGGCGCTCATCGAGGCGCTCGACCTCGTCATCACAGTCGATACGTCAGTCGCGCACCTCGCCGGCGCGCTCGGCAAACCGGTGTGGGTGCTGCTCGCCGCGCAGCCCGACTGGCGCTGGGGCAAGGATCGCGCGGATTCGGTCTGGTATCCGTCGGCGCGCGTGTTTCGCCAGTCCACGCTCGGCGACTGGAGCGGCGTGGTCGCCGAACTGGAAACCGCGCTCTCGCAGGCGTCCCGCTGA
- the edd gene encoding phosphogluconate dehydratase yields the protein MVSPHSQLTKVTQRVIERSKPTREAYLARIAAAQDRFPARGALSCANLAHGFAGLEGRDKIAIKSIREPNIGIVSAYNEMLSAHAPYKDFPDIIKKAAREGGGVAQFAGGVPAMCDGVTQGNAGMELSLFSREVIAMSTAVALTHNMFDAALCLGVCDKIVPGLLIGALQFGHLPTIFVPAGPMTSGITNDDKAKVRQQFATGQCDRAALLESEAAAYHGHGTCTFYGTANSNQMLMEIMGLHLPGSAFIHPHTPLRDELTAAAARRVLELTVERGNYTPIGHIVDEKAVINGIVGLMATGGSTNHTLHLVAMARAAGIIIDWNDFDVLSDAVPLLARVYPNGKADVNHFHAAGGMAFLVRELLDGGLLHEDVNTVAGRGLHHFTEEPKLIDGKLTWVPAVEKSADESVLRPLPTPFQPDGGLRLMQGRLGRGVIKVSAVAPERRKVRAPAIVFDSQEAVQEAFDRGELERDFVAVVRFQGARANGMPELHRLTPLLGVLQDKGFHVALVTDGRMSGASGKVPAVIHVSPETLLHGPIGKVRDGDTIVIDAVEGVLDVEVEDAEWDARPVAQPAHQELNEVGFGRELFGVFRATAAPAELGATVFGPLVGEVSAAAHSTAHAAPEVTNADQYQGA from the coding sequence ATGGTTTCCCCGCATTCTCAGTTGACGAAGGTCACGCAGCGCGTGATCGAGCGCAGCAAGCCCACGCGCGAGGCCTATCTGGCGCGCATCGCGGCTGCTCAGGACCGATTCCCGGCGCGCGGCGCGCTCTCGTGCGCGAATCTCGCGCACGGCTTCGCCGGCCTCGAAGGTCGCGACAAGATCGCAATCAAGTCGATTCGCGAGCCGAACATCGGCATCGTCTCGGCCTATAACGAGATGCTCTCGGCGCACGCACCGTACAAGGATTTCCCCGACATCATCAAGAAGGCGGCCCGCGAAGGCGGCGGCGTCGCGCAGTTCGCGGGCGGCGTGCCGGCGATGTGCGACGGCGTCACGCAGGGCAACGCCGGCATGGAGCTGTCGCTCTTTTCGCGTGAAGTGATCGCGATGAGCACGGCCGTCGCGCTCACCCACAACATGTTCGATGCCGCGCTGTGCCTGGGTGTCTGCGACAAGATCGTGCCGGGTCTCCTGATCGGCGCGCTGCAATTCGGCCATTTGCCCACGATTTTCGTGCCCGCCGGCCCGATGACGAGCGGCATCACGAACGACGACAAGGCCAAGGTGCGACAGCAGTTCGCCACGGGTCAGTGCGATCGTGCGGCGCTGCTCGAATCGGAGGCGGCCGCCTATCACGGCCACGGCACCTGCACGTTCTACGGCACGGCCAACAGCAACCAGATGCTCATGGAGATCATGGGCCTGCATCTGCCGGGTTCCGCCTTCATCCACCCGCACACGCCGCTGCGCGACGAACTGACCGCCGCCGCGGCGCGCCGCGTGCTCGAACTCACGGTCGAGCGCGGCAACTACACGCCGATTGGCCACATCGTCGACGAGAAGGCCGTGATCAACGGCATCGTCGGGCTGATGGCGACGGGCGGCTCGACCAATCACACGCTGCACCTCGTGGCGATGGCGCGTGCGGCAGGCATCATCATCGACTGGAACGACTTCGACGTGCTTTCGGACGCCGTTCCGCTGCTCGCGCGCGTGTATCCGAACGGCAAGGCCGACGTGAACCATTTCCACGCAGCGGGCGGCATGGCGTTCCTCGTGCGCGAACTGCTCGACGGCGGCCTGCTGCACGAAGACGTGAATACCGTTGCGGGCCGCGGCCTGCATCATTTCACCGAGGAGCCGAAGCTCATCGATGGCAAGCTCACGTGGGTGCCGGCCGTCGAAAAGAGCGCAGACGAGTCTGTTCTGCGCCCGCTCCCGACGCCGTTCCAGCCGGACGGCGGCTTGCGCCTGATGCAGGGGCGTCTGGGCCGCGGCGTCATCAAGGTTTCCGCTGTCGCGCCTGAGCGCCGCAAGGTGCGTGCGCCCGCCATCGTGTTCGATTCGCAGGAAGCTGTGCAGGAAGCGTTCGACCGCGGCGAACTCGAGCGCGATTTCGTGGCCGTCGTGCGCTTCCAGGGCGCGCGCGCCAACGGCATGCCGGAGCTGCACCGCCTCACGCCGCTGCTCGGCGTGCTGCAGGACAAGGGCTTTCACGTGGCGCTCGTGACCGACGGGCGCATGTCGGGTGCGTCGGGCAAGGTGCCCGCCGTGATCCACGTTTCGCCGGAAACGCTACTGCACGGCCCGATCGGCAAGGTGCGCGATGGCGATACGATCGTGATCGATGCGGTGGAGGGCGTGCTCGACGTCGAAGTGGAGGATGCCGAGTGGGACGCGCGCCCGGTCGCGCAGCCCGCGCATCAGGAACTCAACGAAGTGGGCTTCGGCCGCGAGCTGTTCGGCGTGTTCCGTGCCACTGCCGCGCCGGCGGAACTGGGCGCAACGGTGTTCGGGCCACTCGTCGGCGAGGTGTCCGCCGCCGCGCATTCGACCGCACATGCCGCCCCTGAAGTCACAAACGCAGATCAATATCAAGGAGCCTGA
- a CDS encoding gluconokinase, with protein sequence MILIAMGVSGAGKTRIGEMLAERLKCTFTDGDAFHSEANKKKMHDGIPLTDDDRWPWLRTIRAAIEEKQRAHETAVFTCSSLKRSYRDILRGNDRDVCFVYLKGSFEVLHERLASRTGHFFDPSLLQSQLDTLEEPGADEAIEVSIELTPEQIVDEVMKQMETRRNQAS encoded by the coding sequence ATGATTCTGATAGCGATGGGCGTGTCGGGCGCGGGCAAGACACGCATCGGCGAAATGCTCGCCGAGCGCCTCAAGTGCACCTTCACCGACGGCGACGCCTTCCACAGCGAAGCCAACAAGAAGAAGATGCACGACGGCATTCCCCTCACCGACGATGACCGCTGGCCGTGGCTGCGCACGATTCGCGCGGCGATCGAGGAGAAGCAGCGCGCCCACGAAACGGCCGTGTTCACCTGCTCGTCGCTCAAGCGTTCGTATCGCGACATCCTGCGCGGCAACGATCGCGACGTGTGCTTCGTCTACCTGAAGGGCTCGTTCGAAGTGCTGCACGAGCGCCTCGCCTCGCGCACCGGCCACTTCTTCGACCCTTCGCTGCTGCAAAGCCAGCTCGACACGCTCGAAGAGCCCGGTGCCGACGAAGCGATCGAAGTGAGCATCGAACTCACGCCGGAACAGATCGTCGACGAAGTGATGAAGCAGATGGAAACGCGCCGCAATCAGGCATCCTGA
- a CDS encoding GntP family permease: MGVAHGSMLLIYALVAIAALILLITRFKVYPFLVLIIVSLLLGLAVGMPMDQIVKSFETGNGNTLGHIAIVVGLGTMLGKMMAESGGAERIATTLIRWFGEKNIHWAMMVVAIIVGLPVFFEVGFVLLIPIAFNVAKRTGKSLLLIGLPMVAGLSVVHGLIPPHPAALLAVQAYHADIGRTIAYGLMVGVPCAIIAGPLFALFIHRFIKLPESNPLSEQFVSKADPKPDSELPGFGITLFTILLPVILMLIGSWADLVFAPKTLPNNLLHFVGTSDVALLIAVLVSFWTFGAQRGFTREQIQKFCGDCLAPIAGITLIVGAGGGFGRVLMDSGVSKQIVELAQNEHLSPLLLGWLVAALIRLATGSATVAMTTACGIVAPIASASAMTVKPELLVLATGSGSLIFSHVNDGGFWLIKEYFGMTVGQTFKTWSLLETIISLLGLGLTFALAAVL, translated from the coding sequence ATGGGAGTGGCCCACGGCAGCATGCTGCTGATTTACGCGCTCGTCGCGATCGCCGCGCTGATCCTGCTGATCACGCGCTTCAAGGTTTATCCGTTTCTCGTTCTGATCATCGTTTCGCTGCTGCTCGGTCTTGCCGTCGGCATGCCGATGGATCAGATCGTCAAGTCGTTCGAGACCGGCAACGGCAACACGCTTGGCCACATTGCCATCGTGGTGGGCCTCGGCACCATGCTCGGCAAGATGATGGCGGAGTCAGGCGGCGCCGAGCGCATCGCCACGACGCTCATCCGCTGGTTCGGCGAGAAGAACATTCACTGGGCGATGATGGTCGTCGCGATCATCGTCGGCCTGCCGGTGTTCTTCGAAGTCGGTTTCGTGCTGCTCATTCCGATCGCGTTCAACGTCGCCAAGCGCACCGGCAAGTCACTGCTGCTGATCGGCCTGCCGATGGTGGCCGGTCTCTCGGTCGTGCACGGGCTGATTCCGCCGCACCCGGCCGCGCTCCTCGCCGTACAGGCGTATCACGCCGACATCGGCAGGACCATCGCTTACGGCCTCATGGTGGGCGTGCCCTGCGCGATCATCGCCGGGCCGCTCTTCGCGCTATTTATTCACCGCTTTATCAAGCTGCCGGAAAGCAATCCGCTCTCCGAGCAGTTCGTGAGCAAGGCCGACCCCAAGCCCGATAGCGAACTGCCGGGCTTTGGCATTACGCTCTTCACGATTTTGCTGCCGGTGATCCTCATGCTGATCGGCAGCTGGGCCGATCTCGTGTTCGCGCCCAAGACGTTGCCGAACAATCTGTTGCACTTTGTCGGCACCTCGGACGTCGCGCTGCTGATCGCCGTGCTGGTAAGCTTCTGGACCTTCGGCGCGCAACGCGGCTTCACGCGCGAGCAGATCCAGAAGTTCTGCGGCGACTGCCTCGCGCCGATCGCGGGTATCACGCTGATCGTGGGCGCAGGCGGCGGCTTTGGCCGCGTGCTGATGGACAGCGGCGTGTCGAAGCAGATCGTCGAGCTGGCGCAGAACGAACATCTGTCGCCGCTTTTGCTCGGCTGGCTCGTCGCCGCGCTGATCCGTCTCGCAACCGGCTCGGCCACGGTCGCGATGACCACGGCCTGCGGCATCGTCGCGCCGATCGCATCGGCCAGCGCCATGACGGTGAAGCCGGAGTTGCTCGTGCTTGCCACGGGTTCGGGCTCGCTGATCTTCTCGCACGTGAACGACGGCGGATTCTGGCTGATCAAGGAGTATTTCGGCATGACCGTGGGTCAGACGTTCAAGACCTGGTCGTTGCTCGAGACTATTATTTCGCTGCTGGGGCTCGGCCTCACGTTTGCTCTCGCGGCGGTGTTGTAA
- the purB gene encoding adenylosuccinate lyase, giving the protein MSDTRPDTLFALNALSPLDGRYASKTEALRDWLSEAAFMRNRVTVEIHWLIALSQAGFAEVPRFSQASEQFLLKLAENFTAHDAARIKDIERVTNHDVKAVEYWLKESVKGQPELERASEFIHFACTSEDINNTSHGLMIAGAREHVILPALRSVHQRLVTLAHTHAAQPMLSRTHGQPASPTTLGKEIANVAARLARAIQRIEKVELLGKMNGAVGNFNAHLSAYPEFDWEAFSKEVVEKRLKLVFNPYTIQIEPHDYMAELFDAVARANTILLDLDRDVWGYISLGYFKQKTKAGEIGSSTMPHKVNPIDFENSEGNLGLANATLRHLADKLPVSRWQRDLTDSTVLRNIGVAFGYSLLAYDALIRGLDKLEVNPQRLNDDLDATWEVLAEPVQTVMRRYGIENPYEQLKELTRGKGITREALQTFVSGLAIPEDAKKRLLEMTPASYVGKAVELAKRIS; this is encoded by the coding sequence ATGTCCGACACTCGTCCCGATACCCTCTTCGCGCTCAACGCGCTCTCCCCGCTCGACGGTCGCTACGCCTCGAAAACCGAAGCGCTGCGCGACTGGCTCTCGGAAGCCGCGTTCATGCGCAACCGCGTGACGGTGGAAATCCACTGGCTGATCGCGCTCTCGCAGGCCGGCTTCGCGGAAGTGCCGCGCTTCTCGCAAGCGTCGGAGCAGTTCCTGCTCAAGCTCGCCGAGAACTTCACGGCGCACGACGCCGCGCGCATCAAGGACATCGAGCGCGTGACGAACCACGACGTGAAGGCCGTGGAGTACTGGCTCAAGGAGTCGGTGAAGGGTCAGCCGGAACTGGAGCGCGCAAGCGAGTTCATCCACTTCGCGTGTACCTCGGAAGACATCAACAACACGTCGCATGGCCTGATGATCGCGGGCGCCCGCGAGCACGTGATCCTGCCGGCGCTGCGCTCGGTGCATCAACGGCTCGTGACGCTCGCGCACACGCACGCCGCGCAGCCGATGCTCTCGCGCACGCACGGCCAGCCGGCCAGCCCCACGACGCTCGGCAAGGAAATCGCCAACGTCGCGGCGCGTCTCGCCCGCGCGATCCAGCGCATCGAGAAGGTCGAACTGCTCGGCAAGATGAACGGCGCGGTCGGCAACTTCAATGCGCACCTCTCGGCGTATCCGGAATTCGACTGGGAAGCGTTCTCGAAGGAAGTCGTCGAAAAGCGCCTCAAGCTCGTGTTCAACCCGTACACGATCCAGATCGAGCCGCACGACTACATGGCGGAACTGTTCGACGCCGTCGCGCGCGCGAACACGATCCTGCTCGACCTCGATCGCGACGTGTGGGGCTACATCTCGCTCGGCTACTTCAAGCAGAAGACGAAGGCCGGTGAAATCGGCTCGTCGACCATGCCGCACAAGGTCAACCCGATCGACTTCGAAAACTCGGAAGGCAACCTCGGTCTCGCGAATGCCACGCTGCGCCACCTCGCCGACAAGCTGCCCGTTTCGCGCTGGCAGCGCGACCTCACCGACTCGACGGTGCTGCGCAATATCGGCGTGGCGTTCGGCTACTCGCTGCTCGCGTATGACGCACTGATCCGCGGTCTGGACAAGCTCGAAGTGAACCCGCAACGCCTGAACGACGACCTCGACGCCACATGGGAAGTGCTGGCCGAGCCGGTGCAAACCGTGATGCGCCGCTACGGCATCGAAAACCCGTACGAGCAGCTGAAGGAGCTCACGCGTGGCAAGGGCATCACGCGCGAGGCACTGCAGACGTTCGTCAGCGGTCTCGCGATTCCTGAAGACGCGAAGAAGCGTCTGCTGGAAATGACGCCCGCGTCGTACGTCGGCAAGGCAGTGGAACTGGCGAAGCGGATTTCGTAA
- a CDS encoding MurR/RpiR family transcriptional regulator encodes MLLSQVKAMREQLRPSERKLADYVVEAPREVLDLSMTEVAERVGVSQPTIARFCHALGFSGFREFKIRLAQAVAADLPTEHPAVYRDVSPDEPVPGVAAKVLDRTIGALVQVRNNLSTDSLAAAINLLARASRIEFYGAGGSGIAAQDMQHKFFRLGMPSVAYSDPHTFLMSAALLGPGDVVVTISNTGRTRDIVDAARTALDRGAKVIAITHGTSPLARLASVGLHANVDEDTDIFSPMTSRTSHLAIGDILAVGVALQRGPELAEKLADAKEIIARRRLDEKG; translated from the coding sequence ATGCTGCTGTCCCAGGTGAAAGCCATGCGCGAGCAATTGCGCCCGTCGGAGCGCAAGCTCGCCGATTACGTTGTCGAGGCGCCGCGCGAGGTGCTCGATCTTTCGATGACAGAGGTCGCCGAGCGCGTGGGCGTGAGCCAGCCGACCATCGCGCGGTTCTGCCACGCACTGGGATTTTCGGGGTTCCGGGAGTTCAAGATTCGCCTCGCGCAGGCGGTCGCCGCCGATCTGCCGACAGAGCATCCAGCCGTCTACCGCGACGTGAGCCCAGATGAACCGGTGCCGGGCGTCGCGGCAAAGGTGCTCGATCGTACGATCGGCGCGCTCGTGCAAGTGCGCAACAACCTTTCGACCGACTCGCTCGCCGCCGCGATCAATCTGCTCGCGCGCGCGTCGCGTATCGAGTTCTATGGCGCGGGGGGGTCTGGCATCGCCGCGCAGGACATGCAGCACAAGTTCTTTCGCCTCGGCATGCCGAGCGTCGCGTATTCCGATCCGCATACGTTTCTCATGTCGGCGGCGCTGCTCGGTCCCGGCGACGTGGTCGTGACGATCTCGAACACCGGGCGCACTCGGGATATCGTGGACGCCGCGCGCACGGCGCTCGATCGCGGCGCGAAGGTGATCGCGATCACGCACGGCACCTCGCCGCTTGCTCGTCTCGCAAGCGTGGGGCTGCACGCCAACGTCGATGAGGACACCGACATTTTCTCGCCGATGACCTCGCGCACCTCGCATCTCGCGATCGGCGACATACTCGCGGTGGGCGTGGCGCTGCAGCGGGGGCCGGAGCTTGCGGAAAAGCTCGCGGACGCGAAGGAGATCATCGCGCGGCGCAGGTTGGACGAGAAAGGCTGA
- a CDS encoding ESPR domain-containing protein, protein MNKAYRSIWNESTGTWIAAPETAKSNTGNGSTARGASFNVQAKGWKAPALKAMSVVSPTSRTASTRPMR, encoded by the coding sequence ATGAATAAAGCATATCGCTCGATTTGGAACGAGTCTACGGGAACCTGGATTGCTGCGCCTGAAACTGCAAAGAGCAACACGGGGAATGGTTCGACTGCGCGGGGCGCTTCGTTCAACGTCCAGGCGAAGGGATGGAAAGCGCCTGCACTGAAGGCAATGAGCGTCGTATCACCAACGTCGCGAACGGCGTCAACACGACCGATGCGGTGA
- the eda gene encoding bifunctional 4-hydroxy-2-oxoglutarate aldolase/2-dehydro-3-deoxy-phosphogluconate aldolase: protein MAANTVADIVRLGPVIPVLAFDTPEQGEHVSRALHAGGVKVLEITLRTKAGLEAIERAAKIAPDIVVGVGTITKPEHCALAKKAGAQFGVSPGLTREIHQASLDAGLPLLPGVMTPTDIIVAMELGYEIVKFFPAVPAGGLNMLQAFHGPFPTLKFCPTGGISAESAPTFLALPNVVCVGGSWLTPKAAIAAQNWDEVTRLAHAASELSRPVR, encoded by the coding sequence ATGGCAGCTAACACAGTCGCCGATATCGTCCGCCTGGGTCCCGTCATCCCGGTGCTCGCATTCGACACGCCGGAGCAGGGCGAGCACGTTTCCCGCGCGCTCCACGCGGGTGGCGTGAAGGTGCTGGAAATCACGCTGCGCACGAAGGCCGGCCTCGAAGCCATCGAGCGCGCCGCGAAGATCGCGCCGGACATCGTCGTGGGCGTGGGCACGATCACGAAGCCGGAGCACTGCGCGCTCGCGAAGAAGGCAGGCGCACAGTTCGGCGTGTCGCCGGGCCTCACGCGCGAGATCCATCAGGCTTCGCTCGACGCGGGTCTGCCGCTGCTGCCGGGCGTCATGACGCCGACGGACATCATCGTCGCGATGGAACTGGGCTACGAGATCGTCAAGTTCTTCCCTGCGGTGCCTGCCGGTGGCCTGAACATGCTGCAGGCCTTCCACGGCCCGTTCCCGACGCTCAAGTTCTGCCCGACGGGCGGGATTAGCGCCGAATCGGCTCCGACCTTCCTTGCGCTGCCCAATGTGGTGTGCGTCGGCGGTTCGTGGCTCACGCCGAAGGCGGCGATTGCCGCGCAGAACTGGGACGAAGTCACGCGCCTCGCGCACGCCGCGAGCGAGCTTTCGCGCCCGGTGCGCTGA